CTTTTGATAATGTCACAGTTCAGCAAAATGTTGTATACGGACAAGCGGTAAATTACCTTGGAATTAACCAGAACTTAAGAATGGACATTTTTTCTCCGGCAGGAGATACCCTTGCATACAGGCCATTGGTGTTATTCTTCTTTGGAGGAGCATTTGTGATTGGAGATAAAAGCCATGCTGATATGCAAACCTGGTGTGATAGCTTATCACGTCTGGGTTATGTATGCGCTGCTGTAAACTACAGAATAGGTTTAAATGTAAGTAGTGCTACAAGTGCAGAAAGAGCTGTTTACAGAGCAGTACAAGATGCAAGAGCTGCTGTGCGATATTTTAAGGAATACGCTGATATATACAATATCGATACTACACGTATATTTTTAGGCGGTAACTCTGCCGGAGCAATCACATCTTTGCATACTGCTTTTTTAGATAAAGAGTGGAAAAGGCCGCCATCCACTTACGCTAATACATTATTACTGAGGCCTGACCTGGGTTGTCTAGACTGTTCCGGTAATTCCTATCAGCATGATGTCTTTATAAAAGGTGTTATAAATCTTTGGGGGGCCATTGGTGACACCAGCTGGATGGAGTATGGGCAACAAACTGCTTTACTTACAATTCATGGCACTGATGACCCGATTGTGCCTTTTGATCAGGGAGTCCCATTTACCGTTGGGTATAATTTCCCCTATTTATACGGAGCCTTGCCGATAAATGATCGTGCCGATAAAATCAATATTTACCATGAGTTCTATCCTTATGTTGGGGCTGACCATACTTTTTACGGTTTACCGGATGGGATTGTAACATTTCCTAATCAATATTGGGAGCCGGTGTTTAATCAGGGTAAAAACTTTCTATATCAATTACTGAAATTTGAAAGCGGACATATTATCGGAGATACTTTAGTTTGTGAAAGCGATACCGTTACATATATTGTCGCTCAGGGAAATCCTGACTGGAAATATTGCTGGGATATTCAGGGTGGAATCATAACATCAAACCCCGATAGT
The sequence above is a segment of the Chitinophagaceae bacterium genome. Coding sequences within it:
- a CDS encoding T9SS C-terminal target domain-containing protein; this translates as MRKFILYCLFFMLSASLFLPAKACESYRYIEETFDNVTVQQNVVYGQAVNYLGINQNLRMDIFSPAGDTLAYRPLVLFFFGGAFVIGDKSHADMQTWCDSLSRLGYVCAAVNYRIGLNVSSATSAERAVYRAVQDARAAVRYFKEYADIYNIDTTRIFLGGNSAGAITSLHTAFLDKEWKRPPSTYANTLLLRPDLGCLDCSGNSYQHDVFIKGVINLWGAIGDTSWMEYGQQTALLTIHGTDDPIVPFDQGVPFTVGYNFPYLYGALPINDRADKINIYHEFYPYVGADHTFYGLPDGIVTFPNQYWEPVFNQGKNFLYQLLKFESGHIIGDTLVCESDTVTYIVAQGNPDWKYCWDIQGGIITSNPDSNIVKVLWTQPGNGSLKVKAKNEIDVTGNPSPAFDVQINPLPVSGIEIIEEYEIVYVISQSNYTIHEYLYFEHLDTFLYFINDTAKFILNESGLFSIKHFTENACGYDTLEKYWVNFNHQIPEDTTTVSTGTELQTLIFQVYPNPLSQNTFYLVKPQKFKNQNLIFRLYSTRGSLIFEKYTYQHQSKIVLEKIPPTGIYVWVITSTENKQKAYGKLNIAN